Proteins from a single region of Leucoraja erinacea ecotype New England chromosome 25, Leri_hhj_1, whole genome shotgun sequence:
- the tbx3a gene encoding T-box transcription factor TBX3a: MNLPMREPVIPGTSMAYHPFLPHRAPDFALSAVLGHQPSFFPALALQPSGAASLTLPGVLNKPIVDQLVSAAEAGLAVSAMGHQPSHLRPLKTLEPEEEVEDDPKVILEAKDLWDQFHKRGTEMVITKSGRRMFPPFKVRCTGLDKKAKYILLMDIVAADDCRYKFHNSRWMVAGKADPEMPKRMYIHPDSPATGEQWMSKVVTFHKLKLTNNISDKHGFTILNSMHKYQPRFHIVRANDILKLPYSTFRTYVFPETEFIAVTAYQNDKITQLKIDNNPFAKGFRDTGNGRREKRKQLAIQSLRVYEEQQKGSKDNGTSDDSSNEQATFKCFAPSVSPAASTPGTANLKGALQSDGEESDMDTKDDPVEGETDSEKFSTVPEQRKDERSSVKPHQCPSDTGSRSRGHDSARTDKSLADLQHSPTNTSSRTVAHNGEGSGIKSPVRDHQKGDGSIAVNKYAYSPLTVQTDGISHLNHGHLQNFAFSHNLSGQHFFSPFGAGHPLLLHPGQFAMGGAFPNMATGMGHLLASMSASTGGIGSLDPLATSQQGLPGGSAAAALPYHLQQHVLASQGLAMSPFGNLFPYPYTYMAAAAAASMPAGVPTSIASSLHRHPFLNAVRPRLRYNPYTFSMPGMDSSGLLTTAVSSMSTPAEAKVSSMATSPVSAGLDSGSELNSRSSTLSSGSISLSPKQCSEKETSSELQNIQRLVSGLESKQDRSTRSSSP, encoded by the exons ATGAATTTACCGATGAGAGAGCCAGTCATTCCGGGGACGAGTATGGCTTATCATCCGTTCTTACCTCACCGGGCACCGGACTTTGCCTTGAGCGCTGTATTGGGACATCAGCCTTCCTTCTTCCCGGCACTCGCACTGCAGCCGAGCGGTGCGGCCTCGCTAACACTCCCGGGCGTACTTAACAAGCCCATTGTGGATCAGCTTGTCAGCGCAGCTGAGGCTGGGCTCGCTGTGTCGGCAATGGGCCATCAGCCCTCGCATCTGAGGCCTCTTAAGACTCTGGAGCCCGAGGAAGAAGTGGAAGACGACCCAAAAGTTATACTCGAAGCCAAAGATTTGTGGGACCAGTTTCACAAACGCGGCACTGAAATGGTTATCACCAAATCTGGAAG GAGAATGTTCCCGCCATTTAAAGTTAGGTGCACGGGACTGGATAAGAAGGCCAAGTATATTTTGTTAATGGATATTGTGGCGGCAGATGACTGTAGGTACAAATTCCACAACTCACGCTGGATGGTAGCTGGGAAAGCTGACCCTGAAATGCCAAAGCGAATGTACATTCACCCCGATAGCCCGGCTACTGGTGAGCAATGGATGTCCAAAGTCGTCACTTTTCACAAGCTGAAACTGACAAACAACATTTCCGATAAGCATGGATTT ACGATTTTGAATTCCATGCACAAGTACCAACCTAGATTTCACATTGTTCGTGCGAACGACATTTTGAAACTTCCTTACAGTACTTTCCGGACCTACGTTTTCCCAGAGACAGAATTCATAGCTGTAACTGCATATCAAAATGATAAG ATAACTCAGTTAAAAATCGACAATAACCCGTTTGCCAAAGGCTTTCGTGAcacggggaatgggaggagagagaaacg AAAACAGTTGGCAATCCAATCGTTGCGAGTTTACGAAGAGCAGCAGAAAGGGTCCAAAGATAATGGGACATCGGACGATTCATCCAACGAACAGGCCACTTTCAAATGCTTCGCTCCGTCCGTCTCTCCCGCTGCTTCCACTCCAGGGACCGCCAACTTAAAAG GTGCCCTGCAAAGCGATGGAGAAGAGAGCGATATGGATACTAAGGATGACCCGGTCGAGGGGGAGACGGATTCAGAGAAATTCTCCACGGTTCCCGAGCAGCGGAAAGATGAGCGCAGTTCTGTCAAGCCGCACCAATGCCCGTCTGACACGGGGAGCAGGAGCAGAGGACATGATAGCGCCAGGACTGATAAGAGTTTAGCGGATTTGCAGCACAGCCCGACAAATACTTCGTCCCGCACTGTCGCTCATAATGGCGAAGGATCGGGGATCAAAAGTCCAGTCAGAGACCATCAGAAAGGGGACGGATCTATTGCGGTGAATAAATATGCCTATTCACCTCTGACCGTGCAGACGGATGGCATTTCGCACTTGAACCATGGACATTTACAGAACTTCGCCTTTTCTCACAACTTGTCCGGTCAGCACTTCTTCAGCCCGTTTGGTGCCGGCCACCCCCTTCTGTTGCACCCTGGTCAGTTCGCTATGGGTGGGGCTTTCCCTAATATGGCAACGGGTATGGGTCATCTTCTGGCCTCCATGTCGGCGTCCACAGGCGGGATCGGCAGTCTGGACCCCCTGGCTACATCACAGCAGGGATTACCCGGCGGGTCGGCGGCGGCAGCTCTACCCTATCACCTCCAGCAGCATGTCCTGGCTTCACAG GGTCTTGCGATGTCACCGTTTGGTAATCTTTTTCCTTACCCTTACACCTATATGGCGGCTGCGGCTGCGGCCTCAATGCCCGCTGGAGTCCCTACATCCATCGCATCCTCGTTACATCGCCACCCCTTCCTCAACGCCGTCCGTCCTCGCTTGAGGTACAACCCTTACACGTTCTCCATGCCAGGAATGGACAGTAGTGGCTTGTTGACCACCGCTGTGTCGTCTATGTCCACCCCAGCTGAGGCTAAGGTCAGCAGCATGGCGACCAGCCCCGTATCAGCGGGCCTGGACTCAGGATCAGAGCTGAACAGCAGGTCCTCGACTCTCTCCTCGGGCTCCATCTCCCTGTCTCCGAAACAGTGTTCAGAGAAAGAAACGTCCAGCGAGCTTCAGAACATCCAGCGCCTGGTCAGTGGACTGGAAAGCAAACAAGATCGGTCAACCAGGAGCAGCTCTCCCTGA